One Streptomyces sp. V4I8 genomic window carries:
- a CDS encoding lytic transglycosylase domain-containing protein, whose amino-acid sequence MAAQFGRLRKGALNTTVAAVAVAALAASQAPGVTTDDAGRQIATGTQPSPDAVAEDSATGNSPYYTDLPPLNSPNPSPSANTPVTPGTSEAGIPATVLDAYKKAEAALQEAKPGCNLPWQLLAAIGKVESGQARGGRVDANGTTLSRILGPQLNGNGFANIGDTDNGAYDGDSSYDRAVGPMQFIPSTWEWAGRDGNGDGKKDPNNVYDAALAAGHYLCRFGWDLSTQGDLDRAILSYNNSQDYLNLVMRWLEYYRKGTHEIPDGTGTLPSDRSDDSAGASPIPTAPATPNRPGTPTAPTTPSSPEPGDNGGSSSPRPTPPGPTPPSTTPPTPTDTVHHLEDADTAKLTAMAGDTFTEKISTRAETQAGKAVAKVRIRFTITGATDATFSTGEKYASALTDSAGEVVAPALKAGEDTGEFVVRATVVGRAIAGLDYTATVTERAADTLTRTSDTALTCTPGGEFADQVEVKATYKGAVADKVAATATLIKSADDPAENDKGPYFKDADGKTVRTLTGLTTDEKGLLKLPKLYADDTTGTFLLRINTAGGATLTVELKVAAAETSPSPTPSESASGSASASPTA is encoded by the coding sequence ATGGCGGCGCAATTCGGCAGGCTGCGCAAGGGGGCGCTGAACACCACCGTGGCCGCGGTCGCGGTAGCGGCGCTGGCCGCGTCCCAGGCTCCGGGAGTGACGACCGACGACGCCGGCAGACAGATCGCCACCGGAACCCAGCCCTCACCAGACGCGGTCGCCGAGGACAGCGCGACCGGCAACTCGCCGTACTACACGGATCTGCCGCCGCTCAACAGCCCCAACCCCTCGCCCTCCGCCAACACCCCCGTCACTCCGGGCACCAGCGAGGCGGGCATCCCCGCGACCGTCCTCGACGCCTACAAGAAGGCCGAGGCCGCGCTCCAGGAGGCCAAGCCCGGCTGCAACCTGCCGTGGCAGCTCCTCGCCGCCATCGGCAAGGTCGAGTCGGGCCAGGCCCGCGGCGGCCGCGTCGACGCGAACGGCACCACGCTCTCCCGGATCCTCGGCCCGCAGCTCAACGGCAACGGCTTCGCGAACATCGGCGACACCGACAACGGCGCCTACGACGGGGACAGCTCGTACGACCGTGCCGTAGGCCCCATGCAGTTCATCCCCTCCACCTGGGAGTGGGCCGGCCGCGACGGCAACGGCGACGGCAAGAAGGACCCCAACAACGTCTACGACGCCGCCCTCGCCGCCGGCCACTACCTGTGCCGCTTCGGCTGGGACCTCTCCACCCAGGGCGACCTCGACCGCGCGATCCTCAGCTACAACAACTCGCAGGACTACCTGAACCTCGTCATGAGGTGGCTGGAGTACTACCGCAAGGGCACCCACGAGATCCCGGACGGCACCGGCACCCTCCCGTCCGACCGCAGCGACGACTCGGCGGGCGCGAGCCCGATTCCGACGGCGCCCGCCACGCCCAACAGGCCCGGCACGCCCACCGCGCCGACGACGCCGAGCAGCCCCGAGCCCGGCGACAACGGCGGCTCCAGCAGCCCCAGGCCGACTCCGCCGGGCCCCACCCCGCCCAGCACGACGCCGCCCACCCCCACCGACACGGTGCACCACCTGGAGGACGCGGACACCGCGAAGCTCACCGCGATGGCGGGCGACACCTTCACCGAGAAGATCAGCACCCGTGCCGAGACCCAGGCCGGCAAGGCCGTCGCCAAGGTCCGGATCCGATTCACGATCACCGGCGCCACCGACGCCACCTTCAGCACCGGCGAGAAGTACGCCAGCGCCCTCACCGACAGCGCGGGCGAGGTGGTGGCGCCCGCGCTGAAGGCGGGTGAGGACACGGGCGAGTTCGTGGTCCGCGCCACGGTCGTCGGCCGTGCGATCGCCGGCCTCGACTACACGGCCACGGTCACCGAACGCGCCGCGGACACCCTGACCCGCACCAGCGACACCGCGCTGACCTGCACCCCGGGCGGCGAGTTCGCCGACCAGGTCGAGGTGAAGGCGACCTACAAGGGCGCCGTGGCGGACAAGGTCGCGGCCACCGCCACGCTCATCAAGTCGGCGGACGACCCGGCCGAGAACGACAAGGGCCCCTACTTCAAGGACGCCGACGGCAAGACCGTGCGCACGCTGACCGGCCTGACGACGGACGAGAAGGGTCTGCTCAAGCTGCCGAAGCTGTACGCGGACGACACCACCGGCACGTTCCTGCTCCGCATCAACACCGCGGGCGGCGCGACCCTGACCGTCGAACTGAAGGTCGCGGCGGCCGAGACGTCGCCCAGTCCGACCCCGTCGGAGTCGGCATCCGGGTCGGCGTCGGCGAGCCCGACCGCCTGA
- a CDS encoding DUF4184 family protein — MPFTLSHAAAVLPAVRTDGTGRAALVPAVLVAGSFSPDMTYYVASVLPEAMEFGDVTHSFAGVFTVDVVIAWALVGLWLLLREPLVALLPVRRQGRLATLVRCGTPRARVRPSLAARWYLSAALGSLTHVVWDAFTHLDRWGMRLFPVLGEEIAGSPLYWYLQYGGSAVAALVIAAFAVVALRRSPGIAPVGVPVLSVRDRWLAGAVIGGLAAVAAVQRASRWWAYWGSTAKYWELIPTLCFGAGAGLVLGLLLYAVGVRVWRPVGGPGSADAGAGADGAGREPSRPGAR; from the coding sequence TTGCCGTTCACGCTCAGCCACGCGGCGGCCGTACTGCCCGCCGTACGCACCGACGGAACCGGCCGGGCCGCACTCGTACCGGCCGTGCTGGTGGCGGGTTCGTTCTCTCCCGACATGACCTATTACGTGGCGAGTGTCCTGCCGGAGGCGATGGAGTTCGGCGATGTCACGCACTCGTTCGCGGGTGTGTTCACGGTCGACGTGGTGATCGCCTGGGCGCTGGTGGGTCTGTGGCTCCTGCTGCGCGAGCCCCTGGTGGCACTCCTGCCGGTCCGGCGGCAGGGGCGGCTTGCCACGCTGGTGCGCTGCGGGACGCCACGCGCGCGTGTACGGCCGTCGCTGGCGGCGCGCTGGTATCTGTCGGCCGCGCTCGGCTCGCTGACGCATGTCGTGTGGGACGCGTTCACGCATCTCGACCGCTGGGGGATGCGCCTGTTTCCCGTCCTCGGCGAGGAGATCGCGGGGTCGCCGCTGTACTGGTACCTGCAGTACGGCGGTTCGGCGGTCGCCGCGCTCGTCATCGCCGCGTTCGCGGTCGTGGCGCTACGGCGGTCCCCCGGCATCGCCCCGGTGGGGGTTCCGGTGCTTTCGGTACGGGACCGGTGGCTGGCCGGCGCGGTGATCGGCGGGTTGGCCGCGGTGGCGGCGGTGCAGCGGGCGTCGCGCTGGTGGGCTTACTGGGGGTCGACCGCGAAGTACTGGGAGCTGATTCCGACCTTGTGCTTCGGGGCCGGCGCGGGGCTCGTCCTGGGGCTGCTGCTGTACGCCGTGGGCGTCAGGGTGTGGCGTCCGGTCGGGGGCCCTGGCAGTGCGGATGCGGGTGCGGGTGCGGACGGGGCCGGTCGGGAGCCGAGCCGTCCGGGGGCTCGGTGA
- the polA gene encoding DNA polymerase I, whose protein sequence is MAETAAKQTDNNPGGGRPRLMLMDGHSLAYRAFFALPAENFTTATGQPTNAIYGFASMLANTLRDEAPTHFAVAFDVSRKTWRSAEFTEYKANRSKTPDEFKGQVELIGELLDAMHVSRFAIDGFEADDVIATLATQAEADGFEVLIVTGDRDSFQLVSEHTTVLYPTKGVSELTRFTPEKVFEKYGLTPAQYPDFAALRGDPSDNLPGIPGVGEKTAAKWINQFGSFAELVERVEEVKGKAGQNLRDHLESVKLNRRLTELERQVELPKTVADVARVPYDRKAVAMILDTLEIRNPSLRERLFGVDPGAEEAEATPIATEGVELDGSVLGTGELAPWLAEHAGELLGVATVDTWALGTGSVAEVALAAGGGAAGWFDPSQLDEADEKAFAAWLADGDRPKVFHNAKGAMRVFAEHGWSIAGVRMDTALAAYLVKPGRRSFDLDALSLEYLHRELAPAAAADGQLAFGADDGAEAEALMIQARAVLDLGEAFESRLEEVGAADLLRDMELPTSALLARMERHGIAADRPHLEAMEQMFAGAVQQAVKEAHAAAGHEFNLGSPKQLQEVLFGELALPKTKKTKTGYTTDADALAWLATQTDNELPVIMLRHREQAKLRVTVEGLIKTIAADGRIHTTFNQTVAATGRLSSTDPNLQNIPVRTDEGRAIRRGFVVGEGFESLMTADYSQIELRVMAHLSEDEGLIEAFTSGEDLHTTAASQVFAVEPTAVDAEMRRKIKAMSYGLAYGLSAFGLSQQLNIDAGEARALMDAYFERFGGVRDYLRRAVDEARATGYTATLFGRRRYLPDLNSDNRQRREAAERMALNAPIQGTAADIVKIAMLNVDRALREENLTSRMLLQVHDEIVLEIAPGEREAAEELVRREMSDAVHLRVPLGVSVGAGPDWESAAH, encoded by the coding sequence GTGGCAGAGACAGCAGCGAAGCAGACCGACAACAACCCCGGCGGCGGCCGGCCGCGCCTGATGCTCATGGACGGGCACTCGCTGGCCTACCGTGCGTTCTTCGCGCTGCCCGCGGAGAACTTCACGACCGCGACGGGCCAGCCGACGAACGCGATCTACGGCTTCGCGTCGATGCTGGCCAACACGCTGCGCGACGAGGCGCCCACGCACTTCGCGGTGGCCTTCGACGTGTCCCGCAAGACGTGGCGCTCCGCGGAGTTCACCGAGTACAAGGCGAACCGCTCCAAGACCCCGGACGAGTTCAAGGGCCAGGTCGAGCTGATCGGCGAGCTGCTCGACGCGATGCATGTCTCACGGTTCGCGATCGACGGCTTCGAGGCCGACGACGTGATCGCCACGCTCGCCACCCAGGCCGAGGCCGACGGCTTCGAGGTGCTGATCGTCACCGGCGACCGGGACTCCTTCCAGCTGGTCAGCGAGCACACCACGGTGCTGTACCCGACGAAGGGCGTCTCCGAGCTGACCCGCTTCACGCCGGAGAAGGTCTTCGAGAAGTACGGACTGACGCCCGCCCAGTACCCCGACTTCGCGGCCCTGCGCGGCGACCCGTCCGACAACCTGCCGGGCATCCCGGGCGTCGGCGAGAAGACGGCGGCGAAGTGGATCAACCAGTTCGGCTCGTTCGCCGAGCTGGTCGAGCGCGTCGAGGAGGTCAAGGGCAAGGCCGGCCAGAACCTCCGCGACCACCTGGAGTCCGTCAAGCTCAACCGCCGGCTGACCGAGCTGGAGCGCCAGGTCGAGTTGCCCAAGACCGTCGCCGACGTCGCGCGCGTGCCGTACGACCGCAAGGCCGTCGCGATGATCCTGGACACCCTGGAGATCCGTAACCCCTCGCTGCGCGAGCGACTCTTCGGCGTCGACCCCGGAGCCGAGGAGGCCGAGGCCACCCCGATCGCGACCGAAGGCGTGGAGCTGGACGGCTCGGTGCTCGGCACCGGTGAGCTGGCCCCCTGGCTGGCCGAGCACGCCGGCGAGCTCCTCGGCGTGGCCACCGTCGACACCTGGGCGCTCGGCACCGGCTCGGTCGCCGAGGTCGCGCTGGCGGCGGGCGGCGGTGCGGCCGGCTGGTTCGACCCGTCGCAGCTGGACGAGGCCGACGAGAAGGCCTTCGCGGCCTGGCTGGCCGACGGCGACAGGCCGAAGGTCTTCCACAACGCCAAGGGCGCGATGCGGGTCTTCGCCGAGCACGGCTGGAGCATCGCCGGTGTCCGCATGGACACCGCGCTCGCCGCCTACCTCGTCAAGCCCGGCCGCCGCTCCTTCGACCTGGACGCGTTGTCCCTGGAGTACCTCCACCGCGAGCTGGCCCCCGCCGCCGCGGCCGACGGCCAGCTGGCCTTCGGCGCGGACGACGGCGCCGAGGCCGAGGCGCTGATGATCCAGGCCCGCGCGGTCCTCGACCTGGGCGAGGCCTTCGAGAGCCGCCTGGAAGAGGTCGGCGCGGCGGACCTCCTCCGTGACATGGAACTGCCGACCTCCGCCCTGCTGGCCCGCATGGAGCGGCACGGCATCGCGGCCGACCGGCCCCACCTGGAGGCCATGGAGCAGATGTTCGCGGGCGCCGTGCAGCAGGCGGTGAAGGAGGCGCACGCGGCGGCCGGGCACGAGTTCAACCTGGGCTCGCCCAAGCAGCTCCAGGAGGTCCTCTTCGGCGAACTCGCCCTGCCCAAGACGAAGAAGACGAAGACGGGCTACACCACGGACGCCGACGCCCTGGCCTGGCTCGCCACCCAGACCGACAACGAACTGCCGGTCATCATGCTCCGCCACCGCGAGCAGGCGAAGCTGCGCGTCACCGTCGAGGGCCTGATCAAGACGATCGCGGCCGACGGCCGTATCCACACGACCTTCAACCAGACGGTCGCGGCGACCGGCCGGCTCTCCTCGACCGACCCGAACCTGCAGAACATCCCGGTCCGCACGGACGAGGGCAGGGCGATCCGCCGGGGCTTCGTGGTCGGCGAGGGCTTCGAGTCCCTGATGACCGCGGACTACAGCCAGATCGAACTGCGGGTGATGGCCCACCTGTCCGAGGACGAGGGCCTGATCGAGGCCTTCACCTCGGGCGAGGACCTGCACACCACGGCCGCCTCACAGGTATTCGCCGTGGAGCCCACCGCGGTGGACGCGGAGATGCGCCGCAAGATCAAGGCGATGTCGTACGGCCTCGCCTACGGCCTGTCGGCCTTCGGCCTCTCCCAGCAGCTGAACATCGACGCCGGCGAGGCCCGCGCGCTGATGGACGCCTACTTCGAGCGGTTCGGCGGCGTCCGGGACTATCTGCGCCGCGCGGTCGACGAGGCCAGGGCGACGGGCTACACGGCGACGCTCTTCGGCCGCCGCCGCTACCTCCCCGACCTCAACAGCGACAACCGCCAGCGCCGCGAGGCCGCCGAGCGCATGGCCCTCAACGCCCCCATCCAGGGCACGGCGGCGGACATCGTCAAGATCGCCATGCTCAACGTGGACCGGGCCCTGCGCGAGGAGAACCTCACCTCCCGCATGCTCCTTCAGGTCCACGACGAAATCGTCCTGGAAATCGCCCCGGGCGAGCGCGAAGCCGCGGAGGAACTGGTCCGCCGAGAAATGTCCGACGCCGTCCACCTGAGGGTCCCCCTGGGCGTCTCGGTAGGCGCGGGCCCGGACTGGGAGTCGGCAGCGCACTAG
- a CDS encoding FdhF/YdeP family oxidoreductase has protein sequence MATKPPKGDPVQDAPQVAEPQHAAAGLPAIGHTLRIAQQQMGVKRTMLTLLSVNQKNGFDCPGCAWPEPDHRHKAEFCENGAKAVAEEATLRRVTPEFFAAHSVADLATRSGYWLGQQGRLTHPVFLPEGGTHYEPVSWERAFDIIGEEIAACDSPDESVFYTSGRTSNEAAFLYQLFARELGTNNLPDCSNMCHESSGSALSETIGIGKGSVLLEDLYKADLIIVAGQNPGTNHPRMLSALEKAKANGAKIISVNPLPEAGLERFKNPQTPQGMLKGAALTDLFLQIRIGGDQALFRLLNKLILAEHDSASGAGSGAVDEEFIGEHTHGYEEFAAAARAADWDETLTATGLTRADIEKAMEMILASQRTIVCWAMGLTQHKHSVPTIREVVNFLLLRGNIGRPGAGVCPVRGHSNVQGDRTMGIFERPAPAFLDALEKEFGFAPPREHGYDVVRAIHALRDGRAKVFFAMGGNFVAATPDTDVTEAAMRRARLTVHVSTKLNRSHAVTGARALILPTLGRTERDLQGSGEQFVTVEDSMGMVHASRGRLEPASAHLLSEPAIVCRLARRVLGENSLTPWEEFEKDYATIRDRIARVIPGFEDFNARVARPGGFTLPHAPRDERRFPTATGKANFTAAPVEYPKLPEGRLLLQTLRSHDQYNTTIYGLDDRYRGIRNGRRVVMINPEDARRLDIADGSYVDLVSEWKDGVERRAPGFRVVHYPTALGCAAAYYPETNVLVPLDATADTSNTPASKSVVVRLEQSATD, from the coding sequence ATGGCGACCAAGCCGCCCAAGGGTGATCCCGTCCAGGACGCGCCCCAGGTCGCGGAGCCGCAGCACGCCGCGGCGGGACTGCCGGCCATCGGGCACACCTTGCGCATCGCCCAGCAGCAGATGGGCGTGAAGCGGACCATGCTGACACTGCTGAGCGTCAACCAGAAGAACGGCTTCGACTGCCCGGGCTGCGCCTGGCCGGAGCCGGACCACCGGCACAAGGCGGAGTTCTGTGAGAACGGCGCGAAGGCGGTGGCCGAGGAGGCCACCCTGCGCCGGGTCACCCCGGAGTTCTTCGCCGCGCACTCCGTCGCCGACCTCGCGACCAGGAGCGGGTACTGGCTGGGACAGCAGGGGCGGCTCACCCACCCCGTGTTCCTCCCCGAAGGGGGCACGCACTACGAGCCGGTGAGCTGGGAGCGCGCCTTCGACATCATCGGCGAGGAGATCGCCGCCTGCGACTCCCCCGACGAGTCCGTCTTCTACACCTCCGGCCGCACCAGCAACGAGGCCGCGTTCCTGTACCAGCTCTTCGCGCGCGAGCTAGGCACCAACAACCTGCCGGACTGCTCGAACATGTGCCACGAGTCCTCGGGGTCGGCGCTCTCCGAGACCATCGGCATCGGCAAGGGCAGCGTCCTGCTGGAGGACCTCTACAAGGCCGACCTGATCATCGTCGCCGGCCAGAACCCGGGGACGAACCACCCCCGCATGCTCTCCGCGCTGGAGAAGGCCAAGGCCAACGGCGCGAAGATCATCAGCGTCAATCCGCTGCCCGAGGCCGGCCTGGAGCGGTTCAAGAACCCGCAGACCCCGCAGGGCATGCTCAAGGGCGCCGCCCTCACCGACCTGTTCCTGCAGATCCGCATCGGCGGCGACCAGGCCCTCTTCCGCCTCCTCAACAAGCTGATCCTCGCCGAGCACGACAGCGCCTCCGGCGCGGGCTCGGGCGCCGTCGACGAGGAGTTCATCGGCGAACACACCCACGGCTACGAGGAGTTCGCCGCGGCCGCCCGCGCCGCCGACTGGGACGAGACCCTGACGGCGACCGGCCTCACGCGCGCGGACATCGAGAAGGCCATGGAGATGATCCTGGCCTCGCAGCGCACCATCGTCTGCTGGGCCATGGGCCTCACCCAGCACAAGCACTCCGTGCCGACCATCCGCGAGGTCGTCAACTTCCTTCTGCTGCGCGGCAACATCGGCCGCCCGGGCGCGGGCGTCTGCCCGGTGCGCGGTCACTCGAACGTGCAGGGCGACCGCACGATGGGCATCTTCGAGCGGCCCGCCCCGGCGTTCCTGGACGCCCTGGAGAAGGAGTTCGGCTTCGCGCCTCCGCGTGAGCACGGCTACGACGTCGTACGGGCCATCCACGCGCTGCGCGACGGCAGGGCGAAGGTGTTCTTCGCCATGGGCGGCAACTTCGTGGCCGCCACGCCCGACACGGATGTCACCGAGGCGGCGATGCGGCGGGCGCGGCTCACCGTGCACGTGTCGACGAAGCTCAACCGCAGCCATGCGGTCACCGGGGCCCGCGCGCTGATCCTGCCGACCCTCGGCCGCACCGAGCGCGATCTCCAGGGCAGCGGCGAGCAGTTCGTGACCGTCGAGGACTCCATGGGCATGGTGCACGCCTCTCGGGGCCGCCTGGAGCCCGCGAGCGCGCACCTGCTGTCGGAGCCGGCCATCGTCTGCCGTCTGGCACGCCGCGTGCTGGGTGAGAACAGCCTCACGCCCTGGGAGGAGTTCGAGAAGGACTACGCGACGATCCGGGACCGTATCGCCCGGGTGATCCCCGGCTTCGAGGACTTCAACGCGCGCGTGGCCCGCCCCGGCGGCTTCACGCTCCCCCACGCCCCGCGCGACGAGCGCCGCTTCCCGACGGCGACGGGCAAGGCCAACTTCACGGCGGCCCCGGTCGAGTACCCGAAGCTGCCCGAGGGCCGGCTGCTGCTGCAGACCCTGCGCTCGCACGACCAGTACAACACCACGATCTACGGCCTCGACGACCGCTACCGGGGTATCAGGAACGGCCGCCGGGTCGTCATGATCAACCCGGAGGACGCGCGGCGGCTCGACATCGCCGACGGGTCGTACGTCGACCTGGTGAGCGAGTGGAAGGACGGCGTCGAGCGGCGGGCACCCGGCTTCCGGGTCGTGCACTATCCGACGGCCCTGGGCTGCGCGGCCGCCTACTACCCGGAGACCAACGTCCTCGTCCCGCTGGACGCCACCGCGGACACCAGCAACACCCCGGCCAGCAAGTCCGTCGTCGTACGTCTGGAACAATCGGCGACCGACTGA
- a CDS encoding hotdog fold thioesterase → MGEQQHVKFPQEVIDEYAALGVDLPALFSAGHLGTRMGVEIVEASAARVVGTMPVEGNTQPYGLLHGGASAVLAETLGSVGSMLHAGSSKIAVGVDLNCTHHRGVRAGLVTGVATPLHQGRSTATYEIVISDEAGRRVCTARLTCLLRDVNPSDGEHLGTVAG, encoded by the coding sequence ATGGGCGAGCAGCAGCACGTGAAGTTCCCGCAAGAGGTCATCGACGAGTACGCCGCGCTCGGCGTCGACCTTCCGGCCCTGTTCTCCGCCGGGCACCTCGGGACGCGCATGGGCGTCGAGATAGTGGAGGCGTCCGCCGCGCGGGTCGTCGGGACCATGCCGGTGGAGGGGAACACCCAGCCCTACGGGCTGCTGCACGGCGGCGCCTCCGCGGTGCTCGCCGAGACGCTCGGTTCGGTGGGGTCGATGCTGCACGCCGGCAGTTCCAAGATCGCCGTCGGTGTCGACCTCAACTGCACCCACCACCGCGGCGTCCGCGCCGGTCTGGTCACCGGCGTGGCCACACCCCTGCACCAGGGCCGCTCGACGGCGACGTACGAGATCGTGATCAGCGACGAGGCGGGGCGACGGGTGTGCACCGCGCGGCTGACGTGTCTGCTGCGGGACGTGAACCCGAGCGACGGGGAGCACCTCGGGACGGTAGCGGGCTGA